In Alistipes ihumii AP11, a genomic segment contains:
- a CDS encoding aminopeptidase P family protein, producing the protein MFRKETYVRRRSELRKRIEGGLVLLPGNGESPANYPSNQFRFRQDSTFLYFFGLNRPDYVGLMDIDSGEETLYGDDYTIDDIIWMGPQPTLDEQAREVGIGKTLPLSQLGKRIEAAVAKGRKVHFLPPYRGETTLQIARLLGLAPERVPLYASVELAKAVVALREIKDADEIDQIEKACEIGSKMHRMAMKMCRPGVVEREIAGAIESIALQHGAGVSFFSIVSQHGETLHNHCHEGTLLSGRLMLVDAGAETTMNYCSDFTRTFPVSGRFTQKQKDVYDIVLAANDRTFSLAGPDSYYYRMHNEASLVIAEGLKSLGLMRGDMQEAVAVGAQALFMPHGLGHQMGLDVHDMENIGEKYVGYDEQTLRSSTPGLSSLRMGKRLREGMVITVEPGIYFIPALIEKWEREGLGGGFIDFAKVREYLDFGGIRIEDDMLITSFGNRLLGGNRPPVTTAQIEEYMND; encoded by the coding sequence ATGTTCCGCAAAGAAACATACGTCCGCCGCCGGAGCGAGCTCCGAAAGAGGATCGAGGGCGGCCTCGTGCTGCTGCCGGGCAACGGAGAGTCGCCGGCCAACTATCCGAGCAATCAGTTCCGCTTCCGTCAGGACAGCACCTTCCTATACTTCTTCGGCCTGAACCGTCCCGACTACGTAGGGCTGATGGATATCGACTCGGGCGAGGAAACGCTCTACGGCGACGACTACACGATCGACGACATCATCTGGATGGGTCCGCAACCGACCCTCGACGAGCAGGCCCGGGAGGTCGGCATCGGCAAGACGCTGCCGCTGTCGCAGCTCGGCAAGCGGATCGAAGCGGCCGTCGCCAAGGGGCGCAAGGTCCATTTCCTGCCTCCTTACCGGGGCGAAACGACGCTGCAGATCGCCCGGCTGCTCGGTCTCGCGCCCGAGCGGGTTCCGCTTTACGCCTCGGTCGAGCTGGCCAAGGCGGTCGTAGCGCTGCGCGAGATCAAGGACGCCGACGAAATCGACCAGATCGAAAAGGCCTGCGAGATCGGCAGCAAGATGCACCGCATGGCTATGAAAATGTGCCGTCCGGGCGTCGTCGAGCGCGAGATCGCCGGAGCGATCGAGAGCATCGCGCTGCAGCACGGAGCCGGCGTCTCGTTCTTCTCGATCGTCAGCCAACACGGCGAGACGTTGCACAACCACTGCCACGAGGGCACGCTGCTCAGCGGGCGTCTGATGCTCGTCGACGCGGGAGCCGAGACGACGATGAACTACTGCAGCGACTTCACGCGCACGTTTCCCGTCAGCGGCCGGTTCACGCAGAAACAGAAGGACGTGTACGACATCGTGCTGGCGGCCAACGACCGCACGTTCTCGCTGGCCGGTCCCGATTCGTACTACTATCGGATGCACAACGAGGCGTCGCTCGTGATCGCCGAAGGCCTCAAGTCGCTCGGCCTGATGCGGGGCGACATGCAGGAGGCAGTAGCCGTCGGCGCTCAGGCGTTGTTCATGCCGCACGGTTTGGGCCACCAAATGGGGCTCGACGTGCACGACATGGAGAACATCGGCGAAAAATACGTCGGCTACGACGAACAGACGCTCCGCAGCTCGACGCCGGGCTTGTCGTCGCTGCGCATGGGCAAGCGGCTGCGCGAGGGCATGGTCATCACCGTCGAGCCGGGCATCTATTTCATCCCCGCGCTGATCGAGAAGTGGGAGCGCGAAGGATTGGGCGGCGGCTTTATCGACTTCGCCAAAGTACGCGAATATCTCGACTTCGGCGGTATCCGGATCGAGGACGACATGCTGATCACCTCTTTCGGCAACCGGCTGCTCGGCGGCAACCGTCCGCCGGTCACGACGGCCCAGATCGAAGAATATATGAACGACTGA
- a CDS encoding Tex family protein, whose translation MTDTDERMIREIARLCSLPESRVERTVTLLQGGATIPFITRYRKEATGGLDEVQVGAVRDRLERLNALEARKRTVRSAIEAAGKMTGALSAQLDDCWDGDKLEDLYLPYKPKRRTRAAAAREKGLEPLAALLMRQDGSQPERLADRFVRGEVADREQALAGACDIVAEWVAENARAREAVRAEYARAAVLSSRAVAGREDEGAKYSDYFGRSFPLRRMPSHRLLALFRGEREGFLKLSLSLSDPEAPVARLVRMFVRGDSPARRLVESAVRDSFRRLIVPSIENECFATAKQRADDEAIRVFADNLRQLLLSAPLGRRRVLAIDPGFRTGCKTVCLDEQGALLHYETIYPHPPRPQADEAVRRLSALVGTYRIEAVAIGDGTAGRETERFVRGIRFGREVPVYMVSEDGASVYSASEVGREEFPDRDATVRGAVSIGRRLIDPLSELVKIDPKSIGVGQYQHDVDQGKLRRSLDETVESCVNRVGVNLNTASRHLLAYVSGLGPALARSVVEYRAANGEFRSRRDLLKVPRLGAKAFEQCAGFLRIPGASDPLDASAVHPESYPVVGRMASDLGVRVADLLSSAELRAKIDLQRYVTERTGLPTLRDILSELARPGLDPRGEARIFEFADVHSIDGLREGMVLPGIVTNVAAFGAFVDIGVKQDGLVHVSELSDRYVASPSDAVRLRQQVRVRVVSVDRRRGRIGLSMRGLDG comes from the coding sequence ATGACCGATACCGACGAACGAATGATCCGGGAGATTGCCCGGTTGTGTTCGCTGCCCGAGTCTCGGGTCGAGCGGACCGTGACCTTGTTGCAGGGAGGGGCGACGATCCCGTTCATCACCCGCTACCGTAAGGAGGCGACCGGTGGGCTCGACGAAGTGCAGGTGGGAGCGGTCCGCGACCGGCTCGAACGTCTGAACGCGCTCGAAGCGCGCAAGCGGACCGTCCGCTCGGCGATCGAGGCGGCGGGAAAGATGACCGGCGCGCTGAGCGCGCAGCTCGACGATTGCTGGGACGGCGACAAATTGGAAGATCTCTATCTGCCTTACAAGCCCAAGCGGCGTACCCGGGCCGCGGCGGCCCGCGAAAAAGGGTTGGAGCCGTTGGCTGCGCTGCTGATGCGTCAGGACGGCAGCCAGCCCGAGCGGCTGGCCGACCGTTTCGTCCGGGGCGAGGTCGCCGACCGGGAACAAGCGCTTGCCGGAGCCTGCGACATCGTGGCCGAGTGGGTCGCGGAAAACGCCCGGGCCCGGGAAGCGGTCCGCGCGGAGTATGCCCGTGCGGCGGTCCTCTCGTCGCGGGCTGTCGCCGGCAGGGAGGACGAGGGCGCTAAGTATTCCGACTATTTCGGCCGCAGCTTTCCGCTCCGGCGGATGCCCTCGCACCGGTTGCTGGCCCTGTTTCGCGGAGAGCGCGAGGGATTTCTGAAACTGTCGCTTTCTCTCTCCGACCCCGAGGCGCCGGTAGCGCGGCTCGTACGGATGTTCGTCCGGGGCGATTCCCCTGCGCGGCGACTGGTCGAATCGGCCGTGCGCGACTCTTTCCGGCGGCTGATCGTGCCGTCGATCGAAAACGAGTGCTTTGCGACGGCCAAACAGAGGGCCGACGACGAGGCGATCCGGGTTTTCGCCGACAATCTGCGGCAATTGCTGCTGTCGGCCCCGCTCGGCCGCCGGCGCGTGCTGGCGATCGACCCCGGTTTCAGGACCGGCTGCAAGACGGTTTGTCTGGACGAGCAGGGGGCCTTGCTGCATTACGAGACGATTTATCCTCATCCGCCCCGGCCGCAGGCCGACGAGGCGGTCCGGAGGCTTTCGGCGCTTGTCGGAACCTACCGGATCGAGGCGGTCGCCATCGGCGACGGAACGGCCGGACGCGAGACCGAACGGTTCGTGCGCGGCATCCGGTTCGGCCGGGAAGTGCCGGTGTATATGGTCAGCGAGGACGGGGCGTCGGTCTATTCGGCTTCCGAGGTCGGCCGCGAGGAGTTTCCCGACCGTGACGCGACGGTGCGCGGGGCCGTTTCGATCGGCCGGCGGCTGATCGATCCGCTGTCGGAGCTCGTCAAGATCGATCCGAAGTCGATCGGCGTCGGGCAATATCAGCACGACGTCGATCAGGGCAAGCTGCGGCGCAGCCTCGACGAAACGGTCGAAAGCTGCGTGAACCGCGTGGGCGTCAACCTGAATACCGCTTCGCGCCATTTGCTGGCCTATGTGTCGGGGCTGGGGCCCGCGCTGGCCCGCTCGGTGGTCGAGTATCGGGCTGCGAACGGCGAGTTCCGCTCCCGGCGCGACCTGCTGAAAGTGCCCCGGCTCGGAGCGAAGGCATTCGAGCAGTGCGCGGGCTTCCTGCGCATTCCGGGAGCGTCCGATCCGCTCGACGCGAGCGCCGTGCACCCCGAGTCCTACCCGGTCGTCGGGCGAATGGCTTCCGATCTGGGGGTGCGCGTCGCCGATCTGCTGTCGAGCGCGGAGCTTCGCGCTAAGATAGACTTGCAGCGCTACGTTACGGAGCGGACGGGGCTGCCGACGCTGAGGGACATTCTTTCCGAGCTGGCCCGTCCCGGACTCGATCCGCGCGGCGAGGCCCGGATTTTCGAGTTCGCCGACGTGCATTCGATCGACGGCCTGCGCGAGGGCATGGTACTGCCGGGTATCGTGACGAACGTCGCCGCTTTCGGCGCCTTTGTCGATATCGGCGTCAAGCAGGACGGGCTGGTGCACGTTTCCGAGCTGTCGGACCGCTACGTCGCGTCGCCTTCCGACGCGGTGAGGCTCCGTCAGCAGGTCCGCGTGCGCGTCGTGTCGGTCGACCGGCGCCGGGGACGCATCGGCCTGTCGATGCGGGGATTGGACGGCTGA
- a CDS encoding polysaccharide deacetylase family protein → MYISPPNFIRRIFPSLIWTMPETDRVYLTFDDGPTPGVTEWIVDQLARYDAKATFFCLGKNAEQHPHLFRMLVDGGHRIGNHTYSHQKGWRMSLERYLEDVDFANGLLQTDLFRPPYGRIKPSQAHRLSERYHIVMWDVLSRDYSHLISPRTCLHNVTKHVKGGSIVVFHDSVKSFRNLRYALPRTLDFLYERGLKCSVIEL, encoded by the coding sequence ATGTATATCAGTCCGCCGAACTTTATTCGCCGCATATTTCCGTCGCTGATCTGGACGATGCCGGAAACGGACCGGGTCTACCTGACCTTCGACGACGGCCCGACGCCCGGCGTGACCGAGTGGATCGTCGATCAGCTGGCCCGTTACGACGCCAAGGCCACGTTCTTCTGTCTGGGCAAGAACGCCGAGCAGCATCCCCATCTGTTCCGGATGCTGGTCGACGGGGGACACCGCATAGGCAATCATACCTACAGTCACCAGAAAGGCTGGCGGATGAGTCTGGAGCGCTATCTGGAGGATGTCGACTTCGCCAACGGGCTGTTGCAGACCGATCTGTTCCGTCCGCCTTACGGACGGATCAAGCCGTCGCAGGCGCACCGGCTGAGCGAGCGGTATCATATCGTAATGTGGGATGTGCTGAGCCGCGACTACAGTCATCTGATTTCGCCCCGCACCTGCCTGCACAATGTGACGAAGCATGTCAAGGGCGGGTCGATCGTCGTGTTTCACGACTCGGTCAAGTCGTTCCGCAATTTGCGGTACGCGCTGCCCCGCACGCTCGATTTCCTGTATGAAAGGGGGCTCAAGTGCTCCGTGATCGAATTGTAA
- a CDS encoding UbiX family flavin prenyltransferase gives MRKTNPKRRIVVAVTGASGSLYARLLCGRLAASEAVGEIALIVTGNGRRVAAYEDRTDWMDDPRYTLYDDSDLFGAPASGSARYDAMAVVPCSMGMAGRIASGVSDSLASRAADVMLKERRRLVLVTREAPLGTVHLRNMTALSECGAVICPASPSFYSRPGTIEELCGTIVDRVAGLLGVEVPRYEWGQASPGSEFGE, from the coding sequence ATGAGGAAAACGAATCCGAAACGCCGCATCGTCGTGGCCGTGACCGGGGCGAGCGGCTCGCTTTACGCGCGTCTGCTGTGCGGGCGGCTGGCCGCTTCCGAAGCGGTCGGCGAGATCGCGCTGATCGTGACCGGGAACGGGCGGCGGGTCGCCGCCTACGAGGACCGTACCGACTGGATGGACGATCCGCGCTATACGCTGTACGACGACAGCGACCTGTTCGGAGCCCCGGCCTCGGGCTCGGCCCGTTACGACGCTATGGCCGTCGTGCCTTGCTCGATGGGCATGGCGGGGCGCATCGCCTCGGGCGTGTCCGACTCGCTGGCGAGCCGTGCGGCGGACGTAATGCTCAAGGAGCGTCGGCGGCTGGTGCTCGTCACGCGCGAGGCTCCGCTCGGCACGGTTCACCTGCGCAACATGACCGCCCTGTCGGAATGCGGCGCGGTGATCTGTCCCGCCTCTCCTTCGTTCTACAGCCGTCCCGGCACGATCGAGGAGCTGTGCGGTACGATCGTCGATCGCGTGGCCGGCTTGCTCGGCGTCGAAGTGCCGCGTTACGAGTGGGGACAGGCTTCGCCGGGCTCGGAATTCGGCGAATAA
- the ruvB gene encoding Holliday junction branch migration DNA helicase RuvB gives MKDIRNIETDLDFENKIRPQQLEAFSGQDKIVDNLHVFIQAALMRGEALDHVLLHGPPGLGKTTLANIISNEMGASLKMTSGPVLDKPGDLAGLLTNLGSGDVLFIDEIHRLSPIVEEYLYSAMEDYKIDIVLDKGPSARSIQIELNPFTLIGATTRSGLLTSPLRARFGIQCHLEYYDSRVLSGIVRRSASILSIPIDDEAAREVALRSRGTPRIANALLRRVRDFAMVKGGGRIDLEITRYALNALNIDSRGLDRMDNKILRTIIDKFGGGPVGLGTIATAVSEDTGTIEEVYEPFLIKEGFLKRTPRGREATELAYTHLGLVPPASERTLF, from the coding sequence ATGAAAGATATCCGCAACATAGAGACCGACCTCGATTTCGAGAACAAGATCCGTCCGCAGCAGCTCGAAGCGTTCAGCGGACAGGACAAGATCGTCGATAACCTGCATGTGTTCATTCAGGCCGCGCTGATGCGGGGCGAGGCGCTCGACCATGTGCTGCTGCACGGCCCCCCGGGACTGGGCAAGACGACGCTCGCGAACATCATCAGCAACGAGATGGGGGCTTCGCTGAAGATGACCTCGGGCCCGGTACTCGACAAGCCGGGCGATCTGGCCGGTCTGCTGACGAACCTCGGCAGCGGCGACGTGCTGTTCATCGACGAGATTCACCGGCTCAGCCCGATCGTGGAGGAGTATCTGTACTCGGCCATGGAGGACTACAAGATCGATATCGTGCTCGACAAGGGGCCGAGCGCCCGCTCGATCCAGATCGAGCTGAATCCGTTCACGCTGATCGGGGCCACGACGCGCAGCGGGTTGCTGACCAGCCCGCTCAGGGCCCGTTTCGGCATACAGTGTCATCTGGAGTACTACGACAGCCGCGTACTGAGCGGCATCGTCCGCCGTTCGGCCTCGATCCTGAGTATTCCGATCGACGACGAGGCGGCCCGCGAGGTGGCTCTCCGCAGTCGGGGCACGCCTCGGATCGCCAACGCGCTGCTGCGCCGCGTGCGCGACTTCGCGATGGTCAAGGGTGGCGGCCGGATCGATCTGGAAATTACCCGCTATGCGCTGAATGCGCTGAATATCGATTCCCGCGGGCTCGACCGTATGGATAACAAGATTCTGCGCACGATCATCGACAAGTTCGGCGGCGGCCCGGTCGGGCTGGGTACGATCGCGACGGCCGTCAGCGAGGATACGGGGACGATAGAGGAAGTGTACGAGCCGTTCCTGATCAAGGAGGGCTTTCTGAAGCGTACCCCTCGCGGACGCGAAGCCACCGAATTGGCCTATACGCATTTGGGGCTCGTTCCTCCGGCATCCGAGCGGACGCTGTTCTGA
- a CDS encoding DUF3467 domain-containing protein: protein MVKNELSKGIDIELGEEMAEGQYANMVVIAHSTSEFVLDFVRIMPGLPKARVKSRIVLAPEHAKRLLLSLHENIARYENSIGPIPIPSSSADEIKQAMSFPGGEA from the coding sequence ATGGTGAAAAACGAACTTTCCAAAGGAATCGACATCGAACTCGGCGAGGAGATGGCCGAGGGCCAATACGCCAACATGGTCGTCATCGCGCACTCGACCTCGGAATTCGTGCTCGACTTCGTGCGGATCATGCCCGGCCTGCCCAAGGCCCGGGTCAAGAGTAGGATCGTGCTGGCTCCCGAACATGCCAAACGGCTTCTGCTCTCGCTCCACGAAAACATCGCCCGCTACGAAAACTCGATCGGCCCGATCCCGATCCCCAGCTCGTCTGCCGACGAAATAAAACAAGCCATGAGCTTCCCGGGAGGAGAGGCCTGA
- a CDS encoding adenosylcobalamin-dependent ribonucleoside-diphosphate reductase has protein sequence MSTERNKEQAGALKQYEYTDAVETAKAYFKGDDLAATVWVSKYALKDSMGKIYENSPEQMHRRIAREIERIEKRYPNPMSESEVYDLLKDFRYLIPQGGPMTGIGNNLQIASLSNCFVIGHRKPADSYGGIIRIDEEQVQLMKRRGGVGHDLSHIRPTGSPVLNSALTSTGIVPFMERYSNSTREVAQDGRRGALMLSLSIKHPDAENFIDAKVETGKVTGANVSIKIDDEFMRAVTESRKYHQQFPIDSDKPMYEKDIDARALWNKIVHNAWKSAEPGILFWDTILRESVPDCYADLGFRTVSTNPCGEIPLCPYDSCRLLAINLYSYVDKPFSKEASFDFGKFRSHVAAAMRIMDDIVDLELEKIEAIIEKISKDPEEEDIRHVEHSLWEKIREKALKGRRTGLGITAEGDMLAALGLRYGTDEAIDFAVEIQKTLALEAYRASVVMAEERGKFPMYDPEREKDNPMIARIREADPALYEEMTRHGRRNIAMLTIAPTGTTSLMSQTTSGIEPVFRPVYTRRRKVNPSDKDVKITFVDEVGDSWEEYNVFHHKFLVWLETSGYDLNEVKSMSAAEIEKLVALSPYYKATANDIDWVSKVRMQGAIQKWVDHSISVTVNLPNEVTEELVGKVYMTAWEHGCKGVTVYRDGSRAGVLVESKKKKKGTAKVEEGEAAEGGYRPPRKRPIELTADIVRFKNGEEDWIAFVGIYNGRPYEIFTGKIEEDAMFIPKKIKKGVILKVVDSDGRKRYDFQYKDKYGYTNTIGGISRLFDKQFWNYAKLISGVLRNGMPILDVVTLIESLQLDSESINTWKNGVARALKQYIANGTKVKEKCPNCGQETLVYQNSCPVCMSCGYSKCG, from the coding sequence ATGTCCACGGAACGAAACAAAGAGCAAGCCGGCGCGCTGAAGCAGTACGAGTACACCGACGCGGTGGAAACGGCCAAAGCCTATTTCAAGGGCGACGACCTGGCGGCCACGGTCTGGGTCAGCAAGTACGCGCTGAAAGACTCCATGGGAAAAATCTACGAGAACTCGCCCGAGCAGATGCATCGCCGCATCGCCCGGGAAATCGAGCGCATCGAGAAACGCTATCCGAATCCGATGTCCGAAAGCGAGGTATACGACCTGCTGAAGGATTTCCGCTATCTGATTCCGCAAGGAGGCCCGATGACCGGAATCGGCAACAACCTGCAGATCGCCTCGTTGTCGAACTGCTTCGTGATCGGTCACCGCAAGCCGGCCGACTCCTACGGCGGAATCATCCGTATCGACGAGGAGCAGGTGCAGCTGATGAAGCGGCGCGGGGGGGTAGGACATGACCTCTCGCACATCCGCCCCACCGGCAGTCCGGTGCTGAACAGCGCGCTGACCTCGACGGGCATCGTGCCTTTCATGGAGCGCTATTCGAACTCGACGCGCGAAGTGGCTCAGGACGGCCGGCGCGGCGCGCTGATGCTGTCGCTGTCGATCAAGCACCCCGACGCGGAAAACTTCATCGACGCAAAAGTCGAAACGGGCAAGGTGACCGGTGCCAACGTGTCAATCAAGATCGACGACGAGTTCATGCGCGCGGTGACCGAAAGCCGCAAATACCACCAGCAGTTCCCGATCGATTCGGACAAGCCGATGTACGAGAAGGACATCGACGCGCGCGCACTGTGGAACAAGATCGTCCACAACGCATGGAAGTCGGCCGAACCCGGCATTCTGTTCTGGGACACGATCCTGCGCGAGTCCGTTCCCGACTGCTACGCCGATCTGGGCTTCAGGACGGTCTCGACGAATCCCTGCGGCGAAATTCCGCTCTGCCCTTATGACAGCTGCCGCCTGTTGGCGATCAATCTGTACAGCTATGTCGACAAGCCGTTCTCGAAAGAGGCGTCGTTCGACTTCGGCAAGTTCAGGAGCCACGTCGCGGCCGCGATGCGCATCATGGACGATATCGTCGATCTGGAGCTCGAGAAGATCGAGGCCATCATCGAAAAGATATCCAAGGACCCCGAGGAAGAGGACATCCGTCACGTCGAACACAGCCTGTGGGAAAAAATCCGCGAAAAGGCGCTCAAGGGCCGCCGCACGGGTCTCGGCATCACGGCCGAAGGCGACATGCTGGCCGCGCTGGGCTTGCGCTACGGGACCGACGAGGCGATCGACTTCGCCGTCGAGATACAGAAAACGCTCGCGCTGGAAGCTTACCGGGCCTCGGTCGTCATGGCCGAGGAACGCGGCAAGTTCCCGATGTACGATCCCGAACGCGAGAAGGACAACCCGATGATCGCCCGCATCCGCGAGGCCGATCCGGCTCTCTACGAGGAGATGACCCGACACGGCCGCCGCAACATCGCGATGCTGACGATCGCCCCGACGGGTACGACGAGCCTGATGTCGCAGACGACTTCGGGCATCGAACCGGTGTTCCGGCCGGTCTACACGCGTCGTCGCAAGGTCAACCCGAGCGACAAGGACGTGAAGATCACCTTCGTCGACGAAGTGGGCGACTCGTGGGAAGAATACAACGTGTTCCACCACAAGTTCCTCGTCTGGCTCGAAACCAGCGGGTACGACCTGAACGAAGTGAAAAGCATGTCCGCCGCCGAGATCGAGAAGCTCGTCGCGCTGTCTCCCTATTACAAGGCGACGGCCAACGATATCGACTGGGTTAGCAAGGTCCGGATGCAGGGCGCGATCCAGAAATGGGTCGACCACTCGATCTCCGTGACGGTCAACCTGCCCAACGAGGTCACCGAGGAACTGGTCGGGAAAGTCTATATGACAGCGTGGGAGCACGGCTGCAAGGGCGTCACCGTCTACCGGGACGGCTCGCGCGCCGGCGTGCTCGTCGAGTCGAAAAAGAAGAAAAAGGGAACCGCCAAAGTCGAAGAGGGCGAAGCGGCCGAAGGAGGTTACCGGCCGCCCCGCAAGCGTCCGATCGAGCTCACGGCCGATATCGTCCGCTTCAAGAACGGCGAGGAAGACTGGATCGCATTCGTCGGCATCTACAACGGGCGGCCCTACGAAATCTTCACCGGCAAGATCGAGGAGGATGCGATGTTCATCCCGAAGAAGATCAAGAAAGGGGTGATTCTCAAGGTCGTGGACAGCGACGGTCGCAAACGGTACGACTTCCAGTACAAAGACAAGTACGGCTACACGAATACGATCGGAGGCATCTCCCGACTGTTCGACAAGCAATTCTGGAATTATGCCAAGCTGATCTCGGGCGTGCTGCGCAACGGGATGCCGATCCTGGACGTCGTGACGCTGATCGAGTCGCTCCAACTGGACAGCGAGAGCATCAATACATGGAAGAATGGCGTGGCCCGCGCGTTGAAGCAGTATATCGCCAACGGCACGAAAGTCAAGGAAAAGTGTCCGAACTGCGGACAGGAGACGCTCGTCTACCAGAACAGCTGTCCGGTCTGCATGAGCTGCGGCTACTCCAAGTGCGGATAG
- the folB gene encoding dihydroneopterin aldolase, translating into MSLTVIELENMEFQAFHGCYELERQVGNRFQVSVRIEAELGEAADSDRIERTINYLDVFETVREQMDIPSHILEHVAGRIAGRIRERFPQSVRVRVKVSKMAPPLGGKIEKVSVTLEKQREEKGC; encoded by the coding sequence ATGTCACTGACCGTCATCGAATTGGAAAACATGGAGTTTCAGGCGTTTCACGGCTGCTACGAACTGGAGCGGCAGGTGGGAAACCGCTTTCAGGTCAGCGTGCGGATCGAAGCCGAGCTCGGCGAAGCCGCCGACAGCGATCGGATCGAGCGGACGATCAACTACCTCGACGTATTCGAGACCGTCCGCGAGCAGATGGACATTCCGTCGCACATTCTCGAACACGTCGCAGGAAGGATCGCCGGCCGCATCCGCGAGCGGTTTCCGCAAAGCGTCCGGGTTCGGGTCAAGGTCTCGAAAATGGCCCCTCCTCTGGGCGGGAAAATCGAGAAAGTCTCGGTAACTCTCGAAAAACAAAGGGAGGAGAAAGGGTGTTGA